The sequence below is a genomic window from Halosolutus gelatinilyticus.
CGGCGACGATCGCCGCCGGGATCACGAGCAGGGCGCCGTGAAAGAGGAGTTTGCTCGCGACGACGAGATCCAGCCGGGATTCGGTCTGCAGGCGATCGAGTACCAGTCGCTCGGAGCGCACCTGGTAGGGAAGGTAGACGAGCGCGTACAGGACGACGAAGACGAACACGCCGGTGGGGACGAGAAACTCCGAGAGGGTCCGGGGATCGCCGACCCGCTCGTGCTCGACGGAGACGGTCGCCGGGAACGCCCGATCGAGTTCGGATTCGACGAGGCCGACGCTCTCGTCGACCGGTTCCTCGAACGGCACGAACGCGTGGTCCGATCGGACGGTCACGGTCGCGTTCGCCTCCGAGTCCATGAGCGATCCGGGAACGCGTATCACCAGGTAGATCTCCTCGCGCCGGAGCGCGCGGGTGGCCTCATCGCTCGTCTCGTACTCCTGCGGCGTCGCGAACGACGCGATACCCGCGCGGACGATCGCGACGTCGTTCGCGGACGCGCCGTCGTCGGCGACGACGCCGACCGGCACGTCCCGCGGAATCGTCTGTTCGAAGACGAGGGTCCCGGCGACGATCGCCCCGGGCAATACCACGAGGAGGACGATCGCGAGGCCGAGGTTGCGACGGGTAGCGATCGCTTCCTTCCGCAACAGCGCGAGGAGGTCCACGCCCGGCTACACCTCCTCGAACAGGGCGAGGACGGCGTCGACGTCGCCCTCGTAGGCGAGCGTGACGGTCGTTCCCTCGCGATCGACCGCGACCGTCTCCAGCGCGTCGGCGACCGTCTCATCGGTGAGCGGGTTCTCGATCAGGTAGCCGATCGCGCCGCGGACGACCTCCTCGAGCTCGGCGGCGTCG
It includes:
- a CDS encoding ABC transporter permease, encoding MDLLALLRKEAIATRRNLGLAIVLLVVLPGAIVAGTLVFEQTIPRDVPVGVVADDGASANDVAIVRAGIASFATPQEYETSDEATRALRREEIYLVIRVPGSLMDSEANATVTVRSDHAFVPFEEPVDESVGLVESELDRAFPATVSVEHERVGDPRTLSEFLVPTGVFVFVVLYALVYLPYQVRSERLVLDRLQTESRLDLVVASKLLFHGALLVIPAAIVAAVAAWAGIDVAALSPSTLFVLAVTFVYLAAIGLAVCFALRLTKTALFANLAVALGVFALSSLVYPVGFFSPVQGTISRALPTHYSAIAIRSTMLRDAPIALYADYLSWLAATAIGSLVALKLALAVYQRRR